A genomic window from Sphingomonas taxi includes:
- a CDS encoding transglutaminase-like domain-containing protein yields the protein MEDDLIRLGLLDDEDIILDHAALALALLDHEAGDDEPGRALIDAIADRLDEVAPGVTGARAQAERLAQVFGAEFGFVGDAATYDDPANADLIRVIERRRGLPVSLSILYVAAARRLGWTAHVLDVPGHVLVLIGDDVAPVMIDPFRGGRPVGAEELATMVQAMTPGQTPAVSHVAAMPNRAVLVRLLLNQATRAEAGGHGRRALTLYQRMTAMAPAYGHGWWERARLELVDGDVAAARRSLTAMLEITREPGLRARISGLLSSLAAAA from the coding sequence ATGGAAGATGATCTCATTCGCCTTGGCCTGCTCGACGACGAGGACATCATCCTCGATCACGCAGCGCTCGCGCTCGCCCTGCTCGACCACGAGGCGGGCGACGACGAACCCGGCCGTGCGCTGATCGACGCGATCGCCGACCGGCTCGACGAAGTGGCGCCGGGCGTGACCGGTGCGCGGGCGCAGGCCGAGCGGCTCGCACAGGTGTTCGGCGCCGAATTCGGCTTCGTCGGCGACGCCGCGACCTATGACGATCCCGCCAACGCCGACCTCATCCGGGTGATCGAGCGCCGCCGCGGCCTGCCGGTCAGCCTGTCGATCCTCTACGTGGCGGCGGCGCGGCGGCTCGGCTGGACCGCGCATGTGCTCGACGTGCCCGGTCATGTGCTGGTGCTGATCGGCGACGACGTCGCGCCGGTGATGATCGACCCGTTCCGCGGCGGGCGTCCGGTCGGCGCCGAGGAATTGGCGACGATGGTGCAGGCGATGACGCCGGGGCAGACCCCCGCGGTCAGCCACGTCGCCGCGATGCCCAATCGCGCGGTGCTGGTGCGGCTGCTACTCAACCAGGCGACGCGTGCCGAGGCTGGGGGGCACGGACGGCGCGCGCTGACGCTCTACCAGCGGATGACGGCGATGGCGCCCGCCTATGGCCATGGCTGGTGGGAGCGGGCGCGGCTCGAACTGGTCGATGGCGATGTCGCGGCGGCGCGGCGCAGCCTCACCGCGATGCTGGAGATCACCCGCGAACCAGGCCTGCGCGCGCGCATCTCTGGCCTGCTCTCCTCGCTGGCCGCGGCCGCCTAG
- a CDS encoding helix-turn-helix transcriptional regulator, translating to MRRADRLFEIVQLLRRARGPLTGEAIAAELETSRRSVYRDIAALIAQRVPIRGEAGIGYVLERGFDMPPLMLTSDEVEAVVLGAQWVLVHADDGLARAAADVLAKIAAVIPPHLRTAIEDPAVITPPAWHERGDAGVDVARLRAWSLQGRKLTIRYSDADGRESERTVWPFLVGYLDSVRMLIAWCELRGDFRMFRTDRLIAIDFLETRYPEHRATLRRRWLAMMAARRER from the coding sequence ATGCGTCGTGCCGACCGCCTGTTCGAGATCGTCCAGCTCCTGCGCCGCGCCCGCGGTCCGCTGACCGGCGAGGCGATCGCCGCGGAACTGGAGACGAGCCGGCGGTCGGTGTATCGCGACATCGCCGCGCTGATCGCGCAGCGCGTGCCGATCCGCGGCGAGGCGGGGATCGGCTATGTGCTCGAACGCGGGTTCGACATGCCGCCGTTGATGCTGACCTCGGACGAGGTGGAGGCGGTGGTGCTCGGCGCGCAATGGGTGCTGGTCCATGCCGACGATGGCCTCGCGCGCGCCGCCGCCGACGTGCTCGCCAAGATCGCGGCGGTGATCCCGCCGCACCTCCGCACCGCGATCGAGGATCCGGCGGTGATCACCCCGCCGGCATGGCACGAACGCGGCGATGCCGGCGTCGATGTCGCCCGGTTGCGCGCCTGGAGCCTGCAGGGCCGCAAGCTGACGATCCGCTATAGCGATGCCGACGGTCGGGAAAGCGAGCGTACGGTGTGGCCGTTCCTCGTCGGCTATCTCGACAGCGTCCGGATGCTGATCGCCTGGTGCGAGCTGCGCGGCGATTTCCGCATGTTCCGCACCGATCGGCTGATCGCGATCGACTTCCTCGAGACGCGCTATCCGGAACATCGGGCAACGCTGCGCCGCCGCTGGCTGGCGATGATGGCGGCGCGGCGAGAACGCTAG
- a CDS encoding glutathione S-transferase family protein has protein sequence MMLTLFHAPHSRSTRILWLIEELGLPHDLRYVSIRYRDGSGDGPDPANPHADRKVPALCHDDALVTESAAVALYLADLAPQAGLAPAIGDADRGPYLTWLSWVEGEFGPALFQRLAAAPGAPEPAAFGAALRRIDDALARGPFLLGSRFSAADVMLGGTLGWARQVLPDAGAIAAYAERLAARPAFARAMARDAAPQVAA, from the coding sequence ATGATGCTGACCCTGTTCCACGCCCCGCATTCACGCTCAACGCGCATCCTCTGGCTGATCGAGGAACTCGGCTTGCCGCATGATCTCCGCTATGTCTCGATCCGCTATCGCGACGGCAGCGGCGACGGCCCCGATCCCGCCAACCCGCATGCCGACCGCAAGGTGCCGGCGCTGTGCCACGACGACGCGCTGGTCACGGAGAGCGCCGCGGTCGCTTTGTATCTCGCCGACCTCGCGCCGCAGGCCGGGCTGGCGCCGGCGATCGGCGATGCGGACCGCGGCCCGTATCTGACCTGGCTGAGCTGGGTAGAGGGCGAGTTCGGTCCTGCCCTGTTCCAGCGTCTCGCCGCGGCGCCCGGCGCGCCCGAGCCCGCCGCTTTCGGCGCAGCGCTGCGCCGGATCGACGATGCCCTAGCGCGCGGGCCGTTCCTGCTCGGGTCGCGGTTCAGCGCCGCCGACGTGATGCTCGGCGGCACGCTCGGCTGGGCGCGACAGGTGCTGCCGGATGCCGGCGCGATCGCGGCTTATGCCGAACGGCTCGCCGCCCGCCCCGCCTTCGCGCGGGCCATGGCACGCGATGCGGCACCGCAGGTGGCGGCGTGA
- a CDS encoding DUF1624 domain-containing protein, with product MSSRADATTVRPPRIVSIDALRGLVILLMLVDHSREFFFLHAQVADPMDLRTTAPALVATRLAAHLCAPVFVALTGLAAWLYAAPRGGQKAASAFLAKRGLFLVALEWTVVNFAWTFDVTPATVFLQVIWAIGLSMIALAALVHLPRAALVAVGLVILLGHNLLDPVSIAQGQPGHDLWAILHDRGFIDLPWGGRARTSYPVLPWIGVIALGYAIGPWFARDVAPVWRRRRLLTTGLAMLTGFVTLRLVNGYGEPVPWQASDDALVTALGFLNLTKYPPSADFLLLTLGLGAGLLAGLEALPRRPAAILAVFGGAPLFFYLLHLYLLHAGNRVVAAAIGRDGLVSVPAVGWLWLIAAAVAVPCWFACRRFAAAKRASDAWWLRYL from the coding sequence ATGTCTTCGCGCGCTGACGCCACGACGGTACGACCGCCCCGCATTGTGTCGATCGACGCGCTGCGTGGGCTGGTGATCCTGCTGATGCTGGTCGACCACAGCCGCGAATTCTTCTTCCTGCACGCGCAGGTCGCCGATCCCATGGATCTGCGCACGACCGCGCCGGCGCTGGTCGCGACCCGGCTCGCCGCGCATCTCTGCGCGCCGGTGTTCGTCGCGCTGACCGGACTTGCCGCCTGGCTCTATGCCGCACCGCGCGGCGGCCAGAAGGCGGCATCCGCCTTCCTCGCCAAGCGCGGGCTGTTCCTGGTCGCGCTCGAATGGACCGTCGTCAATTTCGCCTGGACCTTCGACGTCACGCCGGCGACCGTCTTCCTGCAGGTGATCTGGGCGATCGGCCTGTCGATGATCGCGCTTGCGGCGCTCGTCCATCTGCCACGTGCGGCGCTGGTCGCGGTCGGCCTCGTCATCCTGCTTGGCCACAATCTGCTCGATCCAGTCAGCATCGCGCAGGGCCAGCCGGGGCATGACCTGTGGGCGATCCTGCACGATCGCGGCTTCATCGATCTGCCGTGGGGCGGGCGGGCACGGACCTCCTATCCGGTGCTGCCGTGGATCGGGGTGATCGCGCTCGGCTATGCGATCGGGCCGTGGTTCGCGCGCGACGTCGCGCCGGTGTGGCGGCGGCGGCGCCTGCTGACGACGGGGCTGGCGATGCTGACCGGCTTCGTCACGCTGCGGCTGGTCAACGGCTATGGCGAGCCGGTGCCGTGGCAGGCGAGCGACGACGCGCTCGTCACCGCGCTGGGCTTCCTCAATTTGACCAAATATCCGCCGTCCGCCGACTTCCTGCTGCTCACGCTCGGTCTCGGCGCGGGGCTGCTCGCCGGGCTGGAGGCGCTGCCGCGGCGGCCGGCCGCGATCTTGGCGGTCTTCGGGGGTGCGCCGTTGTTCTTCTACCTGCTGCACCTCTACCTGCTCCACGCCGGCAACCGCGTCGTCGCGGCCGCGATCGGGCGGGACGGGCTGGTCAGCGTGCCCGCGGTCGGCTGGCTGTGGCTGATCGCCGCCGCGGTCGCCGTGCCCTGCTGGTTCGCCTGCCGCCGCTTCGCCGCGGCGAAGCGGGCGAGCGACGCCTGGTGGCTGCGCTACCTTTGA
- a CDS encoding winged helix-turn-helix transcriptional regulator: MDDIASPPVFSCGLDATLRIIAGKWKPLIVYFLCQSPSRYGELRRAVRGVSDKMLIQHLKELEADGIVARHDHQEVPPRVDYTLTPLGHSLAAALAPLCVWGSENMAEVARVFAERDAWTRAAE; this comes from the coding sequence ATGGACGATATTGCTTCACCCCCTGTGTTTTCCTGCGGCCTCGACGCGACGCTGCGTATCATCGCCGGCAAGTGGAAGCCGCTGATCGTCTATTTCCTGTGCCAGTCGCCGAGCCGCTACGGCGAGCTGCGCCGCGCGGTCCGCGGGGTCAGCGACAAAATGCTGATCCAGCACCTCAAGGAACTGGAGGCGGACGGCATCGTCGCTCGCCACGATCATCAGGAGGTGCCGCCGCGCGTCGATTATACGCTGACCCCGCTCGGGCACAGCCTGGCGGCGGCGCTGGCGCCCTTATGCGTCTGGGGTTCGGAGAATATGGCGGAGGTGGCGCGCGTCTTCGCCGAACGCGACGCCTGGACGCGCGCGGCGGAATGA
- a CDS encoding SDR family NAD(P)-dependent oxidoreductase — MNRLQGRTAVVTGGGSGIGLASAKRFIDEGAFVYIFGRRQAALDAALATLGDKARAVRGSVDDLADLDTLYDTVRAERGQLDILLANAGTGAFAALGAITPEHYDQIFDVNVKGLLFTVQKGLPLMRAGGSIILTGSTTGVMGTPQFSVYSATKAAVRNFARSWAQDLRGTGIRVNVLSPGPTRTDLALEVVGTEAFEAMGATTPLGRLGDPAETAGAAAFLASDDSSFMTGSELFVDGGMAQI; from the coding sequence ATGAACAGATTGCAGGGCAGGACGGCAGTGGTGACCGGTGGCGGCAGCGGTATCGGTCTGGCATCCGCCAAACGGTTCATCGACGAAGGCGCGTTCGTCTATATCTTTGGGCGGCGGCAGGCGGCGCTCGATGCCGCACTGGCGACGCTCGGCGACAAGGCGCGCGCGGTGCGCGGGTCGGTCGACGACCTCGCCGATCTCGATACGCTCTACGACACGGTCCGGGCGGAGCGCGGCCAGCTCGACATCCTGCTCGCCAATGCCGGCACCGGTGCCTTCGCCGCGCTCGGCGCCATCACCCCGGAGCATTACGACCAGATTTTCGACGTCAACGTGAAGGGCCTGCTGTTCACCGTGCAGAAGGGCCTGCCGCTGATGCGGGCCGGCGGGTCGATCATCCTGACCGGATCGACCACCGGGGTGATGGGGACGCCGCAGTTCAGCGTCTACAGCGCCACCAAGGCGGCGGTGCGCAATTTCGCCCGCAGCTGGGCGCAGGACCTGCGCGGCACCGGCATCCGCGTCAACGTGCTCTCGCCGGGACCGACGCGCACCGACCTCGCGCTCGAGGTCGTCGGCACGGAGGCGTTCGAGGCGATGGGCGCGACGACCCCGCTCGGCCGGCTCGGCGACCCCGCCGAGACCGCGGGTGCTGCGGCGTTCCTGGCGTCGGACGACAGCAGCTTCATGACCGGCAGCGAGCTGTTCGTCGACGGCGGCATGGCGCAGATCTAA
- a CDS encoding carboxymuconolactone decarboxylase family protein, which yields MTPRIRNPHALAPEAVRAMAALEQSFTHSGLDHNLLELVKFRVSQINGCAFCLHMHSGDLRRHGETELRLYMLTAWRESTLYTDRERAALGWAEALTRLPETQAPDVDYDALAAAFTPGEQVWLTMAIGAINIWNRVQVGFRVPHPVDDG from the coding sequence ATGACGCCACGTATCCGCAACCCCCATGCGCTCGCCCCCGAAGCCGTCAGGGCGATGGCCGCGCTGGAACAGAGTTTCACGCACAGCGGGCTCGACCATAATCTGCTCGAACTGGTCAAATTCCGGGTGTCGCAGATCAATGGCTGTGCCTTTTGCCTCCACATGCACTCGGGCGATCTGCGCCGCCACGGCGAAACCGAATTGCGCCTCTACATGCTGACGGCCTGGCGGGAGTCGACGCTCTACACCGATCGCGAACGCGCGGCGCTCGGCTGGGCGGAGGCGTTGACGCGCTTGCCCGAGACGCAGGCGCCCGATGTCGACTATGACGCGCTGGCGGCGGCATTCACGCCCGGCGAGCAGGTCTGGCTGACGATGGCGATCGGGGCGATCAATATCTGGAACCGCGTACAGGTCGGCTTCCGCGTGCCGCATCCGGTGGACGATGGCTGA
- a CDS encoding sigma-70 family RNA polymerase sigma factor: MADAAAFEAERPRLLRLAYRMTGSFAEAEDVVQDAWLRWARADAVASPAAWLTRVVTRLCLDHLKSARVRRETYVGAWLPEPLLVVDGAEEVADDLTLTLMLALERLSPLERAAFLLHDVFDVALPEVAAALDRAPAAVRQLAARARRHVGEARQRYPVGRSEAARIAGAFFTAARDGDATALSALLAEDVMIHADGGGRVLAFRNAIHGMDRVLRLFAGLHRKYRGEPARLLHVGSIDGLPGYVSRERGDVLQTTALAVRDGRITAIYIVRNPDKLRHVAELFRQTAGISGKNGAAGED, encoded by the coding sequence ATGGCTGACGCGGCGGCGTTCGAGGCGGAGCGGCCGCGGCTGCTCCGCCTCGCCTATCGGATGACCGGTTCGTTCGCCGAGGCGGAGGACGTGGTACAGGACGCCTGGCTGCGCTGGGCGCGGGCGGATGCGGTGGCGTCGCCGGCGGCATGGCTGACGCGGGTCGTCACGCGCCTGTGCCTCGATCATCTCAAATCGGCGCGGGTACGCCGCGAGACCTATGTCGGCGCGTGGCTGCCCGAGCCGCTGCTCGTCGTCGACGGGGCGGAGGAGGTGGCGGACGATCTCACGCTGACGCTGATGCTGGCGCTCGAACGCCTGTCGCCGCTGGAGCGCGCCGCCTTCCTGCTCCACGACGTGTTCGACGTCGCGTTGCCCGAGGTGGCGGCGGCGCTCGACCGTGCGCCGGCCGCGGTGCGGCAACTTGCGGCGCGGGCGCGTCGTCACGTCGGCGAGGCGCGGCAACGCTATCCGGTGGGGCGCAGCGAGGCGGCGCGGATCGCCGGTGCCTTCTTCACGGCGGCGCGCGACGGCGACGCGACGGCGCTGTCGGCATTGCTCGCCGAGGATGTGATGATCCACGCCGACGGCGGCGGCCGCGTCCTCGCCTTCCGCAATGCGATCCACGGCATGGACCGCGTCCTGCGGCTGTTCGCCGGCCTGCACCGCAAATATCGCGGCGAGCCGGCCAGGCTGCTGCATGTCGGATCGATCGACGGCCTGCCGGGCTATGTCAGCCGCGAACGCGGCGACGTGCTCCAGACCACGGCGCTGGCGGTGCGCGACGGGCGCATCACCGCGATCTACATCGTCCGCAATCCCGACAAGCTGCGCCATGTCGCCGAGCTGTTCCGCCAAACGGCGGGAATATCAGGAAAAAATGGTGCTGCCGGTGAGGATTGA